Proteins co-encoded in one Pyxidicoccus xibeiensis genomic window:
- a CDS encoding tetratricopeptide repeat protein, which translates to MCGVCAGRPGKTNLGDVIAPDRLFFHDTGKRTPKGVQQDLTTYNLRYDWKEDLKRFDFVTRFKNEAWWKERPVPYEWQENWALLKLHEGVTAPWTHPEFEQFCPQWEKVIDGLIESGSLQAPGTKLTDKGRERVESVLFRNKGRLPDLSPKGQLLPFRVHFDPMGSGSQVIEDVTYWNTVTEHMRKTLGLELEAAAIGALAQAQVHLKLDAIVMKGVMDFANHGRDDHFKEYAARASAECLMAFLREHIDAETVPGVDDLLTTGSAGEPPAKAAPSALLNARHEVVPFHGRERLLTELEQWCDEGPAVSVQMLHAEGGAGKTRLAIEWTARRRQMRWAAGFLAKGASENESQDWLDRLWSLGQPLLVVVDYAESQPKLHKMLLRLYQYSQQPDAPRSRRIRLLLLARNDGDWWKSLRKEDSALAVWLDSMPARKLPSLSDSLTDRMQVFHEAAKRFAEKLKKPHMQRPVEEVLGDEHFQRVLYVHMAALAAVEGLAFEPNTLMDVILDHEERFWEVNAGQARSQLAVQRALARQIVAAATLRGGFPSKEEAKSVVGSLLGHTASKEDDAILQLLNWVYELNARGPALFLPPLEPDLLGEGMVLRVASANPSSGDCVPSDWIDRVFPPVNQRQTVGNGLRVLGRVSAVQPVVIRPWIERLLAGELLDERAALALEAAKSVGQHTAFSVMGDILADRLESAGTVERARQLDAVGIPFPTVSLDRVAEWTTRMLLQAHPALESNAASAVRASLLDNWGIRLGALGRHDAALKATQEAVKLYRQLESQAPNSFQLDLARCLINLGPRLSVLGRRDDALKAAEEAAQLCRDLAACNPNEFQFHLAGSLNNLGPLLSDMGQREEALKAGEESMTIYRSLASRNPDAFQPDLAMSLINLGNKLSDLGRRAEALKATEEAVQLNRGLTSRNPDAFQPDLAMSLSDLGIRLSNLGRREEALKAAEEAVTLYRGLAARNPDAFQPNLARSLNNLGNKLSELGRRAEALKATEEAVQLNRSLAACNPDAFQPNLALSLNNLGNMLSDLGWREEALKAAEEAVTLYRGLAARNPDAFLPNFALSLNNLGCRLSDLGWQKEALKAAEAAVQLRRDLVERNPDAFQPDLAMSLYNLGSRLSEVGRGQEALKAVNEAVTLYRGLAERNPDAFQPDLAMSLDNLGSRLSDLGQSQEALKAAEEAVTLYRSLVARNPDAFQPDLAGSLDNLGSTLGDLGQWEEALEAAEEAVTLYRSLASRNSDKFQPDLAYSLNNLGSRLSDLDRHESALLSVSEAIDRLWPFFLRFPSSFEGNAGVILGHLEHLHTALDRPLPSEVRERIEALKRLESS; encoded by the coding sequence ATGTGTGGCGTCTGCGCGGGCCGCCCCGGGAAGACGAACCTCGGTGATGTCATCGCGCCCGACAGGCTGTTCTTCCATGACACGGGCAAGCGGACGCCCAAGGGCGTGCAACAGGATCTCACGACCTACAACCTGCGTTACGACTGGAAGGAGGATCTCAAGCGCTTCGACTTCGTCACGCGCTTCAAGAACGAAGCTTGGTGGAAGGAGCGTCCGGTCCCCTACGAATGGCAGGAGAACTGGGCCCTGCTGAAGCTCCATGAGGGCGTCACGGCTCCATGGACGCATCCAGAGTTCGAGCAGTTCTGCCCACAGTGGGAGAAGGTCATCGACGGGCTCATCGAGTCCGGCAGCCTGCAAGCGCCAGGCACCAAGCTGACCGACAAGGGACGCGAGCGGGTCGAAAGCGTCCTGTTCCGGAACAAGGGGCGCCTTCCCGACCTCTCTCCTAAGGGGCAGCTGCTTCCCTTCCGCGTGCATTTCGATCCCATGGGAAGCGGCAGTCAGGTCATCGAGGACGTGACCTACTGGAACACCGTCACCGAGCACATGCGCAAGACGCTAGGCCTGGAGCTGGAGGCCGCAGCCATCGGCGCGCTGGCTCAGGCGCAGGTGCATCTGAAGCTCGACGCAATCGTGATGAAGGGCGTGATGGACTTCGCCAATCACGGGCGCGATGACCACTTCAAGGAGTACGCGGCCAGGGCCTCCGCCGAGTGCCTGATGGCGTTCCTCCGCGAGCACATCGACGCGGAGACGGTGCCCGGGGTTGATGATCTCCTGACGACGGGGAGTGCTGGAGAACCTCCCGCGAAGGCAGCTCCTTCAGCGCTTCTCAACGCACGTCATGAGGTCGTGCCATTCCACGGACGAGAAAGGCTCTTGACGGAGCTCGAACAGTGGTGTGACGAAGGCCCGGCTGTCTCGGTGCAAATGCTCCATGCCGAGGGAGGGGCAGGCAAGACGCGCCTTGCGATTGAGTGGACAGCCCGGCGCAGACAAATGAGATGGGCTGCTGGCTTTCTGGCCAAGGGGGCGTCCGAGAACGAATCTCAGGATTGGCTCGACCGGCTGTGGTCACTGGGACAGCCGTTACTGGTGGTGGTCGATTATGCGGAGAGCCAGCCCAAGCTTCACAAGATGCTCTTGCGTCTTTACCAGTACTCGCAGCAGCCCGATGCACCAAGATCTCGCCGGATTCGACTACTGCTGCTTGCACGGAATGACGGCGACTGGTGGAAGTCACTCCGCAAAGAAGACTCAGCACTTGCGGTATGGCTCGATTCAATGCCTGCCCGCAAACTGCCGTCACTCTCGGACTCCCTGACCGATCGCATGCAGGTTTTCCATGAAGCAGCGAAGAGGTTCGCCGAAAAGTTGAAGAAGCCCCACATGCAGCGTCCTGTGGAAGAGGTCCTCGGCGATGAGCACTTCCAGCGCGTGCTCTATGTGCATATGGCCGCACTCGCGGCGGTAGAGGGACTGGCCTTCGAGCCGAATACACTCATGGATGTCATCCTCGACCATGAGGAACGCTTCTGGGAAGTGAACGCCGGTCAGGCCCGCTCCCAGCTTGCGGTGCAACGGGCACTGGCCCGTCAGATAGTCGCCGCCGCCACGCTCCGAGGTGGGTTCCCAAGCAAGGAAGAGGCGAAAAGCGTTGTCGGCAGCCTTCTAGGACATACAGCTTCTAAGGAAGACGATGCCATATTGCAATTGCTCAACTGGGTATACGAACTCAATGCGCGAGGCCCTGCCCTCTTCCTACCTCCGCTAGAGCCGGATCTTCTCGGCGAAGGGATGGTACTGCGTGTCGCCTCCGCAAACCCCTCGTCTGGAGATTGCGTCCCTTCCGATTGGATTGACCGGGTCTTTCCACCAGTCAACCAGCGGCAGACTGTCGGAAACGGCCTGAGAGTGCTGGGGCGAGTATCTGCGGTGCAACCTGTGGTGATTCGACCTTGGATTGAACGACTCCTCGCGGGCGAACTGCTCGACGAGCGAGCGGCCCTCGCACTGGAGGCTGCAAAGTCTGTTGGACAGCACACCGCATTCTCCGTGATGGGTGACATTCTGGCGGACAGACTTGAATCAGCGGGCACCGTCGAACGAGCTCGCCAACTTGACGCCGTTGGCATTCCCTTTCCCACAGTATCTCTGGACCGGGTTGCTGAATGGACGACTCGCATGCTTCTACAGGCCCATCCAGCTCTTGAAAGCAATGCAGCATCCGCAGTCCGAGCAAGTCTTCTTGACAACTGGGGAATCAGATTAGGCGCACTTGGACGACATGACGCGGCACTGAAGGCAACCCAGGAAGCAGTCAAACTCTATCGACAACTTGAGTCACAGGCTCCCAATTCCTTCCAACTCGACTTAGCTCGATGTCTCATTAACTTAGGCCCCAGGCTGAGTGTACTGGGCCGGCGGGATGACGCTCTAAAGGCAGCTGAGGAAGCTGCGCAGCTTTGTCGCGACCTTGCAGCGTGCAACCCCAATGAGTTCCAGTTCCACCTTGCCGGAAGCCTCAACAATCTGGGTCCCTTACTAAGCGACATGGGCCAACGTGAGGAGGCACTGAAGGCGGGTGAGGAATCCATGACAATCTACCGAAGTCTCGCGTCACGCAACCCCGACGCATTCCAGCCCGACCTCGCCATGAGTCTCATCAACTTGGGAAACAAGCTCAGCGACCTGGGCCGGAGAGCAGAGGCGTTGAAGGCGACCGAAGAGGCCGTGCAACTCAATCGGGGTCTCACGTCACGCAACCCCGACGCATTCCAGCCCGACCTCGCCATGAGTCTCAGCGACCTGGGCATCAGACTAAGCAACCTGGGCCGGCGGGAGGAAGCGCTGAAGGCCGCCGAGGAAGCCGTGACACTCTACCGGGGCCTCGCGGCGCGTAATCCCGACGCATTCCAACCGAACCTCGCCCGCAGTCTCAACAACCTTGGAAACAAACTCAGCGAACTGGGCCGGAGAGCAGAGGCGCTGAAGGCGACCGAAGAGGCCGTGCAACTCAACCGGAGCCTTGCAGCATGTAACCCCGACGCCTTCCAGCCCAACCTTGCCCTCAGCCTAAACAATCTAGGCAACATGCTGAGTGATCTGGGCTGGCGGGAGGAAGCGCTGAAGGCCGCCGAGGAAGCCGTGACACTCTACCGGGGCCTCGCGGCGCGCAATCCCGACGCATTCTTGCCCAACTTCGCTCTTAGCCTCAACAACTTGGGCTGCAGGCTGAGTGACTTGGGCTGGCAGAAGGAGGCGCTGAAGGCGGCCGAGGCAGCCGTCCAGCTCCGCCGGGATCTGGTGGAACGCAATCCTGACGCATTCCAGCCCGACCTCGCCATGAGTCTTTACAACCTAGGATCCAGGCTGAGCGAGGTGGGCCGGGGTCAGGAAGCATTGAAGGCGGTCAATGAAGCTGTGACACTCTACCGGGGTCTCGCGGAACGCAATCCTGACGCATTCCAGCCCGACCTCGCCATGAGTCTCGACAATCTAGGGTCCAGGCTGAGCGACTTGGGCCAGAGTCAGGAAGCATTGAAGGCAGCCGAGGAAGCCGTGACACTCTACCGGAGTCTCGTGGCACGCAATCCCGACGCATTCCAGCCTGACCTTGCCGGAAGTCTTGATAACTTGGGCAGCACTCTTGGTGATTTGGGTCAGTGGGAGGAGGCGCTGGAGGCGGCCGAGGAAGCCGTGACACTCTACCGGAGTCTCGCGTCGCGCAACTCCGACAAATTCCAACCCGACCTCGCCTACAGTCTCAACAACCTGGGGTCCAGACTGAGCGACCTGGACCGACATGAAAGTGCTCTTCTTTCAGTTAGCGAAGCCATCGACAGGCTCTGGCCATTTTTTCTCCGCTTTCCAAGTTCCTTTGAGGGAAACGCTGGAGTCATATTGGGACATCTGGAGCACCTCCATACTGCCCTCGATCGCCCGCTTCCCTCAGAAGTTCGGGAGCGCATTGAGGCACTCAAGCGACTCGAAAGTTCGTGA
- a CDS encoding Uma2 family endonuclease, giving the protein MTPEEQARVVAELPDEVTDAELSPPEGDQHFLGKVRAFDTLKGHFGREGRRVYLACELPVYYPAERRFAPDLLAVVDAEPRERGKWVVSAEGKGLDFVLEVHVGGDRKKDAVRNVERYCRLGIPEYFIYDAKKQELWGYRLAKTRERKYVLIKPVKGRLVSRRLGLAVQVDDGRLRFFENDNPLPESGELIDRLQELTGKLQRRVKGRARRLKKETRLREETEQRLAEETRIREKIERRLAEETRLRAEETRLRAEETRLRTEETRLRTEAQQQLKKLQAELARLKGRGS; this is encoded by the coding sequence ATGACTCCCGAGGAGCAGGCCCGGGTGGTTGCCGAGCTACCAGACGAGGTGACGGACGCGGAGCTGTCTCCGCCCGAGGGAGACCAGCACTTCCTCGGCAAGGTCCGCGCGTTCGACACGCTCAAGGGGCACTTCGGCCGCGAGGGCCGGCGCGTCTACCTGGCTTGCGAGCTGCCCGTCTACTACCCGGCCGAGCGTCGCTTTGCGCCTGACCTGTTGGCCGTGGTGGATGCCGAGCCGCGTGAGCGGGGTAAGTGGGTGGTGAGTGCCGAGGGCAAGGGCCTGGACTTCGTGCTCGAGGTCCACGTGGGAGGCGACCGCAAGAAGGACGCGGTTCGGAACGTGGAGCGCTACTGCCGTCTCGGCATCCCCGAGTACTTCATCTACGACGCGAAGAAGCAGGAGCTGTGGGGCTACCGGCTGGCGAAGACGAGAGAGCGGAAGTACGTCCTCATCAAGCCCGTGAAGGGGCGGCTCGTCTCGAGGCGGCTCGGGCTGGCGGTGCAGGTGGACGACGGCCGGCTGCGCTTCTTCGAAAATGACAACCCGCTGCCGGAGTCCGGAGAGCTCATCGACCGGCTCCAGGAACTGACGGGGAAGCTCCAGCGTCGCGTGAAGGGCAGGGCACGCCGTTTGAAAAAGGAGACCCGGCTCCGCGAAGAGACTGAGCAACGACTCGCGGAGGAGACCCGAATCCGCGAAAAGATCGAGCGGCGGCTCGCGGAAGAAACCCGGCTCCGCGCAGAGGAGACCCGGCTCCGCGCAGAAGAGACCCGGCTTCGCACAGAAGAGACCCGGCTTCGCACGGAGGCACAGCAGCAGCTCAAGAAGCTCCAGGCCGAACTGGCACGGCTCAAGGGGCGCGGATCCTGA
- a CDS encoding carboxypeptidase-like regulatory domain-containing protein — MKTALRRALLCVLSLLTLPALADDGFGVIRGHVIDSHGWGLVGGMLVTLTAPSLQGEVVVVTDENGFYWAPQLPPGVYQLDYEIEGLSPYRVEDVRVWLNHTRLVNVVLPWEHVYRGGPPRFGSVHCGMRQSSASRPPPPKNRGYGSE; from the coding sequence ATGAAGACCGCGCTCCGCCGTGCCCTGCTCTGTGTCCTCTCCCTGCTCACCCTGCCCGCGCTGGCCGATGACGGGTTCGGCGTCATCCGAGGCCATGTCATCGACAGCCATGGCTGGGGACTCGTCGGGGGCATGCTCGTCACCCTCACCGCGCCCAGCCTTCAGGGCGAAGTCGTCGTCGTCACCGACGAGAACGGCTTCTACTGGGCGCCCCAGCTCCCCCCGGGCGTCTACCAGCTCGACTATGAAATCGAGGGCCTGAGTCCCTATCGGGTCGAGGACGTCCGCGTGTGGCTCAACCACACCCGGCTGGTGAACGTGGTGCTCCCCTGGGAACACGTGTACCGGGGAGGCCCCCCTCGCTTCGGGAGCGTCCACTGCGGCATGCGCCAGAGCAGCGCCAGCAGGCCGCCCCCCCCGAAGAACCGCGGCTACGGCTCGGAATGA
- a CDS encoding DUF3857 and transglutaminase domain-containing protein yields MFCSRSLRHRGQVLKSSALLCLVLSVSLPAIAAERAVPWEGPAFEATGAAMVRAASKLPDPAEGTDVEVLLKEGQYTELAPHRWRATSRTVFRILTSAGVRQWAEARAEWSPWRQQRPVLRARVISPDGKEHLLDEKTLHDAPVEDPAPDIYTDTRALRAPLPALRPGSVVEMESVVEDTQPFFDAGVVTHFYFASPVPVRKVRLGIDVAPSTQLTLRVRGLPLEPLPQHQSDRKRLSFEGGPYAPVAPLEEDVPPSEAFYPHVAFSTGRSWNEVASTYHRIIEGRLEGASLQARARGLVKGVKDRRAIAQRLLEHVRESVRYTGLEFGAAAIVPASPQEVLQRQYGDCKELSTLLVGLLRGAGVPAHVALVRSGREDVPELPGMGFFNHAIVYVPGTPALWMDPTDAGGAVGMLAPELQGRHALVATPDTQGLTRIDEAQPEGNTAIFTRTVTLSDEGPARVHETRELEGALAVQYRRLLRAVRPADFRRNMEAVATAQFQGTLEGMKHTPLDDGTGPFRLELDVASARFATTGWRSARVPLRLESPLAWLPDALDDVRDLLPDELGRMRPPTAKRQSDLVLPVAYRAEVRYRLEPPTGFALQSVPRDETLPLGPATLALRYQREQDGGLSATFRFDAVRRRYTRDEVAAFRTALAALARREPLVVEFEDKGSRLVEGARVRDGLAVYEKGLNNRSDSALVRARYAGTLLRLGFGEQARAEARRAVEQRPSSPLVHHVLAWVLQHDLYGRLRRPGADLEGAVTACRQAITLEPENLAAHLLLADLLEHNARGERFGQGAKLTEAVATWRHLRDTLGARDVDDRLLAALFRSGATADALEAARASSPSELRDRVLVMATAEVKGAAEAISAAERELEGLDSRRDALALAGDHLLTRGRSDVAAQLFEAALKGAYDPDRKFKLELARKPRTEAKQDKGPEALVRRIVLAAWTSRDAKEFESAILPFLSSRDRKDSALHQKLEALHAQASRYAASMPDGVGAKSMAELAVAALDLKPEGQEKVGYRVRLNVLLGGQAYEDVWYVVRENKEYKLLASASDPRPLGAEALRWLDASQLKEALLWIGWAVQDARDVPPEGLSPLASFTNTLRGFSGMEAVTQLRAACAYLGASTGDARVLAALRAQAKFAAGEERHRLLMALAVVHRAAGRSADAEALVDEVREDVPVSSEAFWLKREFLTERGQWTGLRDAAEGRLGLLHTDALGLETQLVAAVNLRDWDDAEKTGKQLVKLGTAGADAYRSLAWAALLKGRATSEDVEWAQRAVRMSPTGDVESLALLATLLVETGKLEEGRKLADTALAQDLSGDVDPGVLYVRARLAEAFGLPEAARALYRAMPPAQTPDARSFQRLAQGRLAGGRKSGMTASRTKK; encoded by the coding sequence ATGTTCTGCTCCCGCTCCTTGCGTCACCGGGGGCAGGTCCTGAAGTCATCCGCGCTGCTGTGTCTCGTTCTCTCCGTCTCCCTTCCCGCCATCGCCGCCGAGCGCGCAGTGCCCTGGGAGGGGCCCGCCTTCGAGGCCACGGGCGCCGCCATGGTCCGGGCCGCCTCGAAGCTGCCAGACCCCGCCGAGGGCACCGACGTGGAGGTCCTCCTCAAGGAGGGCCAGTACACGGAGCTTGCGCCCCACCGCTGGCGGGCCACCTCGCGCACCGTCTTCCGCATCCTCACCAGCGCCGGCGTGCGCCAGTGGGCCGAGGCTCGCGCCGAGTGGTCTCCCTGGCGCCAGCAGCGGCCCGTGCTCCGCGCCCGCGTCATCTCCCCGGACGGCAAGGAGCACCTGCTCGACGAGAAGACGCTGCATGACGCCCCGGTGGAGGACCCCGCGCCGGACATCTACACGGACACCCGCGCCCTGCGCGCGCCGCTCCCCGCGCTGCGCCCCGGCAGCGTCGTCGAGATGGAGTCCGTCGTCGAGGACACGCAGCCCTTCTTCGACGCGGGCGTCGTCACCCACTTCTACTTCGCCAGCCCCGTGCCCGTGCGCAAGGTGCGCCTGGGCATCGACGTGGCCCCGTCCACCCAGCTCACCCTGCGCGTGCGCGGCCTGCCGCTCGAGCCGCTGCCGCAGCACCAGTCCGACCGCAAGCGCCTGTCCTTCGAGGGCGGTCCCTACGCTCCCGTGGCCCCGCTCGAAGAGGACGTGCCGCCGTCCGAGGCCTTCTATCCGCACGTAGCCTTCTCCACCGGCCGCTCGTGGAACGAGGTGGCCTCCACCTACCACCGCATCATCGAGGGCCGCCTGGAGGGCGCGTCCCTCCAGGCCCGCGCGCGCGGACTGGTGAAGGGCGTGAAGGACCGCCGCGCCATTGCGCAGCGCCTGCTGGAGCACGTGCGCGAGTCCGTCCGCTACACGGGCCTGGAGTTCGGCGCCGCCGCCATCGTCCCCGCCAGCCCGCAGGAAGTGCTCCAGCGCCAGTACGGCGACTGCAAGGAGCTGTCCACGCTGCTGGTGGGCCTGCTGCGCGGCGCCGGTGTGCCGGCCCACGTGGCGCTCGTCCGCTCCGGCCGCGAGGACGTGCCCGAGCTGCCCGGCATGGGCTTCTTCAACCACGCCATCGTCTACGTGCCCGGCACGCCGGCCCTGTGGATGGACCCCACCGACGCGGGCGGCGCGGTGGGCATGCTCGCCCCGGAGCTGCAGGGGCGCCACGCGCTGGTGGCCACGCCGGACACCCAGGGCCTCACCCGCATCGACGAGGCGCAGCCCGAGGGCAACACCGCCATCTTCACCCGCACCGTGACGCTGTCCGACGAGGGCCCCGCCCGCGTGCACGAGACGCGCGAGCTGGAGGGCGCGCTGGCCGTGCAGTACCGGCGCCTGCTGCGCGCCGTGCGTCCCGCCGACTTCCGCCGCAACATGGAGGCCGTCGCCACCGCGCAGTTCCAGGGCACGCTCGAGGGCATGAAGCACACGCCGCTGGATGACGGCACCGGCCCCTTCCGCCTGGAGCTGGACGTCGCGTCCGCCCGCTTCGCCACCACCGGCTGGCGCAGCGCCCGCGTCCCGCTGCGCCTCGAGTCGCCCCTGGCCTGGCTCCCCGACGCGCTCGACGACGTCCGCGACTTGCTGCCCGATGAGCTGGGCCGCATGCGCCCGCCCACGGCGAAGCGTCAGTCCGATCTGGTGCTGCCCGTGGCCTACCGCGCCGAGGTCCGCTACCGGCTCGAGCCGCCCACCGGCTTCGCCCTGCAGTCCGTCCCCCGAGACGAGACGCTGCCCCTGGGCCCCGCCACCCTGGCCCTGCGCTACCAGCGCGAGCAGGACGGCGGGCTCTCGGCCACCTTCCGCTTCGACGCCGTCCGCCGCCGCTACACGCGCGACGAGGTGGCCGCCTTCCGCACCGCCCTGGCCGCGCTCGCCCGCCGCGAGCCGCTGGTGGTGGAGTTCGAGGACAAGGGCTCGCGACTCGTCGAGGGTGCGCGGGTGCGCGACGGGCTCGCCGTCTACGAGAAGGGGCTCAACAACCGCTCCGACTCCGCGCTGGTGCGCGCCCGCTACGCCGGCACGCTGCTGCGCCTGGGCTTCGGCGAGCAGGCCCGCGCCGAGGCCCGCCGCGCGGTGGAGCAGCGCCCCTCCTCGCCCCTGGTGCACCACGTGCTCGCGTGGGTGCTGCAGCATGACCTGTACGGCCGGCTGCGCCGTCCGGGCGCGGACCTGGAGGGCGCCGTGACGGCCTGCCGCCAGGCCATCACCCTGGAGCCGGAGAACCTCGCCGCGCACCTCTTGCTGGCGGACCTGCTGGAGCACAACGCCAGGGGCGAGCGCTTCGGCCAGGGCGCGAAGCTCACCGAGGCCGTGGCCACCTGGCGCCACCTGCGTGACACCCTGGGCGCGCGCGACGTGGACGACCGGCTGCTGGCGGCCCTGTTCCGCTCCGGCGCCACCGCGGATGCGCTGGAGGCCGCGCGCGCCTCGTCGCCTTCCGAGCTGCGCGACAGGGTGCTCGTCATGGCCACCGCGGAGGTGAAGGGCGCGGCCGAGGCCATCTCCGCTGCGGAGCGCGAGCTGGAGGGCCTGGACTCGCGGCGCGACGCGCTGGCGCTCGCGGGAGACCACCTGCTCACCCGGGGGCGCTCCGACGTGGCGGCGCAGCTCTTCGAGGCGGCGCTGAAGGGCGCGTACGACCCGGACCGGAAGTTCAAGCTCGAGCTGGCGCGCAAGCCGCGCACCGAGGCGAAGCAGGACAAGGGCCCCGAGGCGCTGGTGCGTCGCATCGTCCTGGCGGCCTGGACGTCTCGCGACGCGAAGGAGTTCGAGTCCGCCATCCTCCCGTTCCTCTCCTCGCGCGACAGGAAGGACAGCGCGCTGCACCAGAAGCTGGAGGCCCTGCACGCGCAGGCCTCGCGCTACGCGGCGTCGATGCCGGACGGCGTGGGCGCGAAGTCCATGGCGGAGCTGGCGGTGGCGGCGCTCGACTTGAAGCCCGAGGGCCAGGAGAAGGTCGGCTACCGCGTGCGGCTCAACGTGCTGCTGGGGGGCCAGGCCTACGAGGACGTCTGGTACGTGGTGCGGGAGAACAAGGAGTACAAGCTCCTGGCGTCGGCGTCGGACCCGCGGCCGCTCGGCGCGGAGGCGCTGCGGTGGCTGGACGCCAGCCAGCTGAAGGAGGCCCTGCTGTGGATTGGCTGGGCCGTGCAGGACGCGCGCGACGTGCCCCCCGAGGGCCTGTCCCCGCTGGCCTCCTTCACGAACACGCTGCGGGGCTTCTCCGGCATGGAGGCCGTGACGCAGCTGCGCGCCGCGTGCGCCTACCTGGGCGCGAGCACGGGCGACGCGCGCGTGCTGGCGGCGCTGCGGGCCCAGGCGAAGTTCGCCGCGGGCGAGGAGCGGCACCGGCTGCTGATGGCCCTGGCGGTGGTGCACCGCGCGGCGGGCCGGAGCGCGGACGCGGAGGCGCTGGTGGACGAGGTGCGCGAGGACGTGCCGGTGTCGTCCGAGGCCTTCTGGCTCAAGCGCGAGTTCCTCACGGAGCGCGGCCAGTGGACGGGCCTGCGGGACGCGGCGGAGGGGCGGCTCGGCCTGCTGCACACGGATGCGCTGGGCCTGGAGACGCAGCTGGTGGCGGCGGTGAACCTGCGCGACTGGGACGACGCGGAGAAGACGGGCAAGCAGCTGGTGAAGCTGGGCACGGCGGGCGCGGACGCCTACCGCTCACTGGCGTGGGCGGCGCTGCTCAAGGGCCGCGCGACGTCGGAGGACGTGGAGTGGGCCCAGCGGGCCGTGCGCATGAGCCCCACCGGAGACGTGGAGTCGCTCGCGCTGCTCGCCACGCTGCTGGTGGAGACGGGGAAGCTGGAGGAGGGCCGGAAGCTGGCGGACACCGCGCTCGCGCAGGACCTGTCCGGCGACGTGGACCCGGGTGTCCTCTACGTGAGGGCCCGGCTCGCCGAGGCCTTCGGGCTGCCCGAGGCGGCGCGGGCCCTCTACCGCGCCATGCCTCCGGCGCAGACGCCCGACGCGCGCTCCTTCCAGCGGCTCGCCCAGGGCCGCCTGGCCGGTGGCCGCAAGAGCGGGATGACGGCGTCCCGCACGAAGAAGTGA